A window from Gossypium raimondii isolate GPD5lz chromosome 7, ASM2569854v1, whole genome shotgun sequence encodes these proteins:
- the LOC105796404 gene encoding protein CURVATURE THYLAKOID 1A, chloroplastic produces MAASAASSSMAATAILVPRVHTAARITHCSALPSLPPRVSSASFSSSVKLSPESRRFSQLLTKASEETAVDAGEFFTDLKEKWDKVENKSTVILYGGGAIVAVWLSSIFVGALNSVPLLPKIMELVGLGYTGWFVYRYLLFKSSRKELATDIESLKKKIAETE; encoded by the exons atggcCGCCTCCGCCGCATCATCCTCCATGGCGGCCACCGCCATTTTGGTTCCACGTGTCCACACTGCCGCTAGGATCACCCACTGCTCTGCCTTGCCGTCTCTCCCTCCTCGCGTTTCCAGCgcttctttttcctcttccgTTAAGCTAAGTCCAG AATCCCGGAGGTTTTCTCAGCTGCTGACAAAAGCCTCAGAAGAGACCGCTGTCGATGCTGGGGAGTTTTTCACTGACTTGAAGGAAAAG TGGGATAAAGTTGAGAACAAGTCCACAGTTATTCTTTATGGTGGCGGGGCAATCGTTGCTGTTTGGTTATCATCTATTTTTGTTGGTGCTCTCAACTCAGTCCCCTTG CTTCCAAAGATAATGGAGTTGGTTGGACTTGGATATACAGGATGGTTTGTCTACAGATACCTTCTTTTCAAG TCAAGCAGGAAGGAACTAGCTACGGATATTGAGTCACTGAAGAAGAAGATTGCTGAAACTGAATAG